One Rhodoferax sp. GW822-FHT02A01 genomic window, GGCTCCTGCGTGTCCGCACTGGTGGATGGCATGGGCGCCAACTGGGCCAAAGCACCTGCCGACTGGACGTCTGCAGTGTACGAGCGCCGCGACAAGAACGTGGTCAAGATGGCGGAGACCTTGTCCAAGAATCCGCCTGTCATGAACTTCCATAGTGCCCTGGCGGCAATCCGGGAGATCGTCAAGGCCAATCCCGAGGCTGTGCTCGTCAACGAGGGTGCCAATACGCTGGACTTCACCCGCAGCATCGTGGACATGTACCAACCTCGCAAGCGACTGGATGTAGGTACTTGGGGCATCATGGGCATCGGCATGGGCTATGCCGTCGCAGCCGCTGTGGTTACCGGCAAGCCTGTCATCGCCATCGAAGGGGACAGCGCCTTCGGCTTCAGCGGTATGGAAGTGGAGACCATCTGCCGCTACAAGCTGCCTGTGTGCGTGATTGTCTTCAATAACAACGGCGTTTATCGCGGCACCGATGTCAACCCGTCGGGTGGAGCCGATGTTGCTCCCACGGTGTTCGTCAAAGGTGCGCGCTACGACGTGATGATGGAAGCCTTCGGTGGCGTGGGCGTCAATGCAACCACACCAGCAGAGCTGAGCAAGGCACTGAAAGAGGCCATTGCGTCGGGCAAACCCACCTTGATCAATGCGGTGATCGATGAGACTGCGGGTACAGAAAGCGGACGGATTACCAGCTTGAATCCGCAGACTGCCGCACAGAAGAAATAAGTTCGTAAGTTAGTCAACAAGAGCCATTTACAGGAGATAGCAAAATGTCAAACAAACCACTCAGCGGTATCAAGATCATCGATTTCACGCACGTGCAAGCAGGTCCTGCATGCACCCAGATGCTGGCCTGGTTCGGAGCTGACGTGATCAAGGTGGAGCGTCCAGGATCCGGTGACGTCACGCGGAGCCAACTGCGCGACATTCCCGAAGCCGATGCGTTGTACTTCACCATGCTCAACAGCAACAAGCGCTCGTTGACACTCGACACCAAAACGCCAGAGGGCAAGGCCATCCTGGAGAAGATGATCAAGGAATCTGACGTGATGGTGGAAAACTTCGGTCCTGGTGCCTTGGATCGCATGGGCTTTACATGGGAACGCATCCAAAGTCTGAACCCCGGCATGATTCTGGCGTCGGTCAAAGGCTTCAGCGACGGACACCACTACGAGGACCTGAAGGTTTACGAGAACGTGGCCCAGTGCGCAGGTGGCGCAGCATCCACAACCGGCTACTGGAAAGGCGAGAATTCCGGCCCCACGATCAGCTCTGCTGCGCTGGGCGACAGCAACACCGGCATGCACTTGGCAATCGGTATTCTCACTGCATATATTGGCAAGCAGAAGACTGGCAAGGGTCAGAAAGTTGCCGTCTCCATGCAGGATGCCGTGCTGAACCTGTGCCGCGTGAAAATGCGCGACCAACTCCGCTTGGACAACGTGGGTTACCTGGAAGAGTACCCACAGTATCCGCACGAAATGGAAGCGTTCAAGGACGGTGTGGTACCACGCGGTGCAAACGCGGGCGGTGGCGGCCAGCCGGGCTGGATTCTGAAGTGCAAGGGCTGGGAAACCGATCCCAATGCCTACATCTACTTCACCATTCAGGGACATGCCTGGGGCCCCATCTGCGATGCACTGGGCAAACCGGAATGGAAGGAAGATCCTGCGTACAACACGCCACGCGGACGTCAGCCGCACATCATGGACATCTTCGCCACCATTGAAGACTTCATCAAAGACAAGACCAAGTACGAAGCAGTCGACATCTTCCGCAAGTTTGACATCCCCTGCGCACCCGTGCTGTCCATGAAAGAACTCCTGCATGACAAGTCACTGCGTGCCAGCGGCTCCATTGTGGAAGTGCCACACAAGGTACGCGGCAGCTACTTCACGGTCGGCAGCCCCATCAAGTTCTCCGACCTGAAACCCACGGTCACTGCCTCTCCCCTGTTGGGCGAACATACCGACGAGGTACTTGCCGAACTGGGCTATAGCAGCGAACAGATCAAGTCCTTGCGCACAGCCAAGGCTGTCTGAGCACAATAGCCAAATTGACTGGGTTGTATTCGTAGCCAGACGACGACCCAGTCCTCATGACATCATTGGAGAAGTTCATGCAAGACATAGATCCCGCAGCGCTGGTAGCCGCACTGGGCGATGCAGTCATGGTGTGTGATGCGACTGGTGCAATTACCTATTGGAATGCAGCCTGCGAGCGCATGTTTGGCTACACCGCGGCTGAGGCAATGGGCCGTTCCATGGACATCATCATCCCGGAACGGCTGCGTGGGCGCCATTGGGAGGGCTATCACCAGACGATGGCCAGCGGTGTCACCAAATATGGTTCCGATGTGCTGCGGGTTCCTGCCGTCGACAAGCAAGGTAAAAAGATGTCCATTGCCTTCACGGTAGCGCTGCTGTATGCGCCGGATGGCAAAGTCAATGCCATAGCTTCGGTAATCCGTGAGGAAACCAACCGATTCAACGAAGACCAGGCGTTGCGCAAACGTGTAGCGGAACTTGAGGCGAAACTAAGTAATAAATAGAGCCAGGAAGACAAATGATGAGCAAGAAGGCGCTAGACGGGGTAAAAGTCCTCGACTTCACACATGTCCAATCAGGGCCTACCTGCACGCAGTTGCTGGCCTGGTTCGGCGCAGACGTTATCAAGGTAGAGCGCCCCGGCGAAGGGGACGCAACACGCGGACAACTGCGTGACATTCCTGGAGTGGACAGCCTCTACTTCACGATGCTCAACCACAACAAGCGCTCGGTCACCATCAACACCAAGAAAAAGGGGGGTATGGCCGTTCTGGATCGCCTGATCAAAACCTGTGATGTGATGGTCGAGAACTTCGCTCCTGGCGTATTGGAGCGCATGGGCCTGACCTGGGAACGCATCCAGGAACTCAATCCGCGCCTGATTGTTGCGTCAGTCAAGGGATTTGGCCCAGGCCCCTATGCCGATTGCAAAGTCTATGAAAACGTTGCCCAGTGTGCTGGCGGTGCTGCATCGACCACTGGGTTTGACGACGGCCCTCCTCTGGTAACAGGTGCACAGATTGGTGACAGTGGAACCGGTCTGCATCTGGCACTGGGCATCGTGGCGGCACTCTACCAACGCACGCACAGCGGTCGCGGACAGCAGGTGCTGGCTCCCATGCAAGATGCGGTGCTCAACCTGTGCCGCGTCAAACTGCGGGATCAGCAACGTCTGGAACGCACCCATACGATGCACGAATATCCCCAATATCCCGATGGCAAATTTGGCGACGTTGTGCCACGCGCCGGCAACGCCTCCGGCGGAGGACAGCCAGGGGCCATTCTCAAGTGCAAGGGCTGGGAAACCGACCCCAATGCGTATATCTATTTCATTACGCAAGCAGCAGTGTGGCCAGCAGTTTGCAAGGTCATTGGCGAAGAGGATTGGATCACCGATGAGGCCTATGCCACACCGCAGGCACGGTTGCTGCATCTCAAGCCCATCTTTGCACGCATTGAGCAATGGACACAGACCAAGACGAAGTTCGAGGCCATGGACATTCTCAACCGATATGACATCCCCTGCGGTCCCATTCTTTCGATGAAGGAAATAGCGGCTGACAGGTCACTGTACGAATCTGGCACCTTGGTCGAAGTGGATCATCCCACGCGTGGTAAGTATCTGAGTGTGGGCAATCCCATCAAACTGTCGGATAGTCCCACCGAGGTTACACGCTCTCCGCTTCTGGGAGAGCACACGGATGAAGTGCTGGTACAGCTTGGATTCAATACCAGCGAAATCGAAAATCTGCGTCAGGAAGGAGCCATCTGATGGTCTCCATGAATACAGGTAACTCCGACGCTTTCCGAGCCTATCGATTCCGTCCCAAACGGAATTAATAGGTATGCCGCTATCCGGTGCGTGCATGGCACCGGATAGGCAGTTTTGATCTTTTGCCGCCTCGGGCGGAAATATTTTGAATACCTTTGGCCTTCAATGGAGGGGGCTTGCTGCGCGCTTGCGCATTCACAGTTGAACCGTCGTAGTCATAACGCATAGCAAATGGTCTTGATAAATATCTTTAACTTTTATTTATGGGTTGCTCAATCTACATTGACAGCATTCCCAATCACTTTTATGGAGTTGTAAATGTTCAAAGATGAAATCACTCAGCCAACATATAGCGGAATTGATCGCGACGCCTACAACGCCGCCTTCTATGAGATAGGACTTAACTGGTACTGGGACGAAAAAATATATGCCGATCTCACATGCCAGTTCGATAGCCCTGCAGAACAAATACAGCACTATTTGAACGCACAGCATCCTCACCTGCTGCGGGTGTATGACGCAACCTTCTTGACGGATCTCATCCAATCCAAGATGGCCGAATATTGCACACGTGCATCCAGTCCATCCAAGCAATTCTCCAGAAATTATCAACGGCGACATGTATCCACACATCAGATTGGTTTCTGAGGTGAATGCATCAGTAACCACACGCGCAAATCATCGGGTCATTTTTCGCCACAACAACTCCAATCATTGAAAGTACGACATGCAGAACAAATGGCTTCGCTTTGAATATGCCGGCAAGACGGGTTTTGGAACCTTGATCGATGACTCGGTCCATGAGTATCACGGTGATATGTTTTCCCGCAAGGAGAAGACGGGCGTTGTTCTGCCGCTGTCCCAATTGCGCGTGCTGACCCCTACCCAACCCAGCAAAGTCATTGCGCTGTGGAACAACTTCAAGGCCCTGGGCGCCAAGCTGAATCTGGCGGAACCTGCCGAGCCCCTCTACCTTCTCAAGGCGCCCAATTCATTTCTGGCCACAGGGGAAAGCATTCGCCGTCCTCGATGCGATGGCAAAGTAGTTTTCGAAGGGGAGCTTGGCATTGTGATAGGCAAGACGTGTACAGCGGTTCCCGAAGAAGAAGCACTGTCGCATGTGTTTGGGTATACCTGTGCCAACGACGTGACCGTTGCAGACATATTGAACCGGGACGCATCGTTTACCCAGTGGGATCGGGCCAAGGGTTTTGATACGTTTTGCCCGATGGGGCCCGTTGTGGCAACCGGCCTCGACCCTTCGACATTGAGTGTCTGCACCCGACTGAACGGTGAGACACGACAGCATTACCCGGTCAGTGACATGCGATTCCCGGTTCAAAAACTGGTGAGCCTCATATCCCAGGATTTGACGCTGTTTCCCGGGGACGTCATTCTTTGTGGAACCTCCGTAGGTGTCGGATCGATGAAGCCGGGAAGCCACGTTGAGGTAGAGATCGATGGCATAGGCACGCTTTCCAATGTGTATGGCTAGCTAGCGCCCGTTACAAATTTTAATATGAGGAGACAAGAATGAAGATCGCGGTGATAGGTGCAGGTTCTATTGGGGGCCTGGTAGGAGCCAAACTCGCACTGGCTGGTGAGGATGTGACTTTCCTCGTACGTGGCGCCAATCTTGCTGCCATTCGTGAGAATGGATTTACGTTGATTTCGGCGGATGGCCAGAAGCAGGTTGCCACATCTGTGCGCGCCACCAACGACTATGCTGAAGCAGGCATACAGGACGTCGTCATATTGGCGATGAAGGCGCACCAGGTCGAAGCGGTGGTTGACGATATCGCGAAACTTATTGGACCCCAGACCTTGATCGTGCCAATGCAAAACGGCATACCCTTCTGGTATTTCGACAACCACGGCGGTACATTCGCGGGCACGCCCATACGCAGCGTTGACCCCACCGGCAAGATCGCCAGTGCGATTCCGGGCCAGCAGATTATTGGGTGCGTGGTGTATCCTGCTTCCGAACTTGTTGCCCCCGGCATTGTGAAACATATCGAAGGGGATCGATTCCCCATCGGTGAGTTGGATGGCACCACTACATCGCGTGTCACGCGCCTGTCGGAATGCTTTGCCCGCGCAGGATTCAAGTCCCCGGTTCTTGACAATATACGTGCGGAGATCTGGCTGAAGTTGTGGGGCAATCTGACCTTCAACCCCATCAGTTGTCTATCCCACTCCACGCTGGAAGACATTTGCCAGTTTCCGCTGACGCGTGATCTGGCTGCCTCCATGATGCTGGAGGCGCAAGCGGTTGCCCAGAAGCTGGGGATTGAGTTTCGGGTTTCACTCGAAAAGCGCATCGCCGGGGCCGAGAAGGTCGGTCGGCACAAGACTTCCATGCTGCAGGACGTGGAAGCCGGGCGCGCACCTGAAATCGATGCTTTGGTCGGCTCTGTTGTTGAGTTGGCCCGCCTGACCGATACGCCAACGCCCCATATTGACACGGTGTTCTCCTTGGTAAAGCTGCTCGCGCGCATGTTGGATACCCAACAGGGGCAGGTCCGACTGCAAAAGCTCGCATAAGCCGCCGAAACAAACTGGAAACATCCTATGCACAATTCCCGACTGGCAAAAATTGTTGCCACACTGGGTCCGGCCACGTCGGACGAGGCAACCATACGCGCCCTGTTTGAACTCGGGGTGAATGTATTTCGCCTCAACTTCAGCCACGGAACGCAGGCAGATCACGCACGGCGGCTACTGATCTTGCGCAACCTGGAGAAGGAATATGCCCGCCCCATCGGTGTACTTCTGGATCTGCAAGGCCCCAAGCTGCGTCTTGGTACCTTTCAAGATGGCAAAGCAACGCTGGTCAGCGGCCAAACCTTTCGCCTGGATATGTGCAGCGAGCCCGGGCACGCACAACGCGCCTACCTGCCGCATCCCGAGATATTTGCCGCCTTGCAGCCAGGTTCTGAATTGCTGCTGGACGACGGAAGGCTTCGTCTGCGCGTGGACCGCTGCGGGTCGGACTTTGCTGAAACGACGGTCATGGTGGGCGGGCAGATTTCGGACCGTAAGGGTCTCAACGTTCCCAGTGTCATATTGCCTATCTCACCACTGACTCCCAAGGACAGGGAAGATCTTGAGTTTGGCTTGGCACTGGGAGTGGACTGGGTGGCCTTGTCCTTTGTGCAGCGCCCCCAGGACATAGAAGAAGCACGCGCCATCATCGGATCACGCGCCTGGATCATGGCCAAGCTGGAGAAGCCTTCAGCCGTCGAACATCTGGAAGCCATTGTCGATTTGTGCGACGGCATCATGGTGGCGCGTGGCGATCTGGGAGTCGAACTCCCTCCGGAGCAGGTGCCCGAGTTGCAGCGACTCATTGTGCGTGCTTGTCGCAAGGCCGGCAAACCGGTTGTGGTGGCCACCCAGATGCTGGAATCCATGGTGAACGCGCCTGTGCCGACCCGCGCCGAAGTCAGCGACGTGGCTACTGCGGTATACGACGGTGTCGATGCCGTCATGCTCTCGGCTGAGTCCGCATCCGGAAAGTACCCGTTGGAATCGGTGGAGATGATGCGTCGCATCATCTCCAGAGTGGAGGGGAGTTCTCCGTACCGCGACGGAATCGGACAGGGGCATGCGCCAACGCCTGGCGCCACCTCCGATGCCATTTGTGCGTCGCTTCGACAAGTGGCGTCGACACTCTCCTCTGCCGTCACCGTGACCTATACCTCTTCAGGCTTCACGAGTCTGCGCGCTGCGCGTGAACGATCGCAATCCCCCATTCTTTGCCTGACACCGTCCGTTGAAACGGCACGCCGTATGTCCATGGTCTGGGGGGTTCACCCGGTACAGGTGGAAGACGTTCACGACGTGGGAGAAATGATTGAACGGGCAACGCATACCGCTGTGCAACAAGGTTTTGCCCAGGCGGGTTCCAACATTGTTGTCATCGCAGGTATTCCTTTCGGTCGCTCCGGCACGACCAACTTGCTGCATGTCGCACGCATCCCTGGTTGATACCGTGCATCGGTAGCTGGTCCCTGATCTCATTACAAGTAAATAGGTTGAAGTATGTTGATTGGTATTCCAAAGGAGACGCTGGCAGGCGAGAGCCGGGTGGCTGTCACGCCCGAGACGGTGAAGAAACTCAAAGCCCAGGGCCATAGCCTGTGGGTACAAAGCGGAGCCGGTGTCGCTGCCAGCGTGACCGACGAGGCCTATGTGGCAGCCGGTGCCGAAATCACCGATGCAGCGGGCGCCTTTGGTTGCGATCTGGTGCTCAAGGTGCGCAGCCCACAAGTGTCGGAGCTGCCCCTGCTGCGCGCGGGCACCACGCTGGTGGGCATGCTCAACCCCTTTGATGCTTCCGGTCTGCAGCAGCTGGCCACAGCCGGCCTGACCTCCTTTGCGCTGGAAGCCGCACCGCGCACCACCCGCGCGCAAAGCATGGACGTGCTCTCCAGCCAGGCCAATATCGCCGGCTACAAGGCGGTGATCATTGCGGCGGACAAGTACCAGCGCTTCTTCCCCATGCTCATGACTGCGGCCGGTACCGTCAAGGCAGCCCGTGTGGTGATCCTGGGTGTGGGCGTGGCCGGTCTGCAGGCCATCGCCACGGCCAAGCGCCTGGGTGCGGTGATCGAAGCCTCGGACGTGCGCCCCAGCGTGAAGGAGCAGGTGGAATCCTTGGGCGGCAAGTTCATCGACGTGTCGTATGACACCGACGAAGAGAAGGAAGCCGCGGTTGGTGTGGGGGGGTATGCCAAGCCCATGCCGCAGAGCTGGCTGGACCGCCAGAAGGTCGAGGTGGCCAAGCGCGTGGCGCTGGCCGATGTGGTGATCTCCACCGCCCTGATCCCCGGACGCGCAGCCCCCACGCTGATTACGGAAGACATGGTCAAGTCCATGAAGCCAGGCTCCGTGATCGTGGATATCGCAGCGGGCAAAGGCCCGGGTGGCGTGGGCGGCAACTGCCCGCTGTCTGAAGCCGACAAGACGGTGGTCAAGCACGGCGTGACCATTGTGGGCGAGACCAACCTGCCCGCGTTGGTGGCAGCCGATGCTTCCTCCTTGTATGCCCGCAACGTGCTGGACTTCCTCAAGCTGATCGTCAACAAGGAAGGCGCCTTGCACGTGGACCTGGAAGACGACATCGTGGCAGCCTGCCTGATGACCCAGGGCTTTGAGGTCAAGCGCAAATAAAGAAGAGCAACCAAAGGACAACCCCCATGGACCTCGTATCCCCCACGATCACCAACCTGATCATCTTTGTACTGGCCATCTACGTGGGCTACCACGTGGTGTGGACCGTCACGCCCGCCCTGCACACGCCGCTCATGGCGGTGACCAATGCCATCTCGGCCATCGTGGTGGTGGGCGCCATGCTCGCGGCCGCCCAGACCGAAACCCCCTGGGGCAAGGCCATGGGCGTGCTGGCCGTGGCACTGGCTGCGGTCAACATCTTCGGTGGCTTTCTGGTGACCCGGCGCATGCTGGAGATGTTCAAGAAGAAAGAGAAGAAGGCAACTCCCGCAGCTGAAGGGGGCCAAAAATGAGCATGAATGTTGTCACGCTGCTGTACCTGATTGCCTCAGTCTGCTTCATCCAGGCTCTGAAAGGCCTCTCGCACCCCACCACCTCCATCCGGGGCAATGTGTTCGGCATGATCGGCATGACCATTGCTGCCTTCACCACGGCGGCCCTGATTTACGAAACCTCGCACGGCAACGGCCTGGGCCTGGCCTGGGTGCTGCTGGGCCTGGTGGTGGGCGGCGGCTATGGTGCCTACCGCGCCAAGACGGTGGAGATGACCAAGATGCCCGAGCTGGTGGCCTTCTTCCACAGCATGATCGGTCTGGCGGCGGTGTTCAT contains:
- a CDS encoding fumarylacetoacetate hydrolase family protein, whose amino-acid sequence is MQNKWLRFEYAGKTGFGTLIDDSVHEYHGDMFSRKEKTGVVLPLSQLRVLTPTQPSKVIALWNNFKALGAKLNLAEPAEPLYLLKAPNSFLATGESIRRPRCDGKVVFEGELGIVIGKTCTAVPEEEALSHVFGYTCANDVTVADILNRDASFTQWDRAKGFDTFCPMGPVVATGLDPSTLSVCTRLNGETRQHYPVSDMRFPVQKLVSLISQDLTLFPGDVILCGTSVGVGSMKPGSHVEVEIDGIGTLSNVYG
- a CDS encoding Re/Si-specific NAD(P)(+) transhydrogenase subunit alpha, which codes for MLIGIPKETLAGESRVAVTPETVKKLKAQGHSLWVQSGAGVAASVTDEAYVAAGAEITDAAGAFGCDLVLKVRSPQVSELPLLRAGTTLVGMLNPFDASGLQQLATAGLTSFALEAAPRTTRAQSMDVLSSQANIAGYKAVIIAADKYQRFFPMLMTAAGTVKAARVVILGVGVAGLQAIATAKRLGAVIEASDVRPSVKEQVESLGGKFIDVSYDTDEEKEAAVGVGGYAKPMPQSWLDRQKVEVAKRVALADVVISTALIPGRAAPTLITEDMVKSMKPGSVIVDIAAGKGPGGVGGNCPLSEADKTVVKHGVTIVGETNLPALVAADASSLYARNVLDFLKLIVNKEGALHVDLEDDIVAACLMTQGFEVKRK
- a CDS encoding PAS domain-containing protein; this encodes MQDIDPAALVAALGDAVMVCDATGAITYWNAACERMFGYTAAEAMGRSMDIIIPERLRGRHWEGYHQTMASGVTKYGSDVLRVPAVDKQGKKMSIAFTVALLYAPDGKVNAIASVIREETNRFNEDQALRKRVAELEAKLSNK
- the frc gene encoding formyl-CoA transferase, which codes for MSKKALDGVKVLDFTHVQSGPTCTQLLAWFGADVIKVERPGEGDATRGQLRDIPGVDSLYFTMLNHNKRSVTINTKKKGGMAVLDRLIKTCDVMVENFAPGVLERMGLTWERIQELNPRLIVASVKGFGPGPYADCKVYENVAQCAGGAASTTGFDDGPPLVTGAQIGDSGTGLHLALGIVAALYQRTHSGRGQQVLAPMQDAVLNLCRVKLRDQQRLERTHTMHEYPQYPDGKFGDVVPRAGNASGGGQPGAILKCKGWETDPNAYIYFITQAAVWPAVCKVIGEEDWITDEAYATPQARLLHLKPIFARIEQWTQTKTKFEAMDILNRYDIPCGPILSMKEIAADRSLYESGTLVEVDHPTRGKYLSVGNPIKLSDSPTEVTRSPLLGEHTDEVLVQLGFNTSEIENLRQEGAI
- a CDS encoding 2-dehydropantoate 2-reductase, which translates into the protein MKIAVIGAGSIGGLVGAKLALAGEDVTFLVRGANLAAIRENGFTLISADGQKQVATSVRATNDYAEAGIQDVVILAMKAHQVEAVVDDIAKLIGPQTLIVPMQNGIPFWYFDNHGGTFAGTPIRSVDPTGKIASAIPGQQIIGCVVYPASELVAPGIVKHIEGDRFPIGELDGTTTSRVTRLSECFARAGFKSPVLDNIRAEIWLKLWGNLTFNPISCLSHSTLEDICQFPLTRDLAASMMLEAQAVAQKLGIEFRVSLEKRIAGAEKVGRHKTSMLQDVEAGRAPEIDALVGSVVELARLTDTPTPHIDTVFSLVKLLARMLDTQQGQVRLQKLA
- the pyk gene encoding pyruvate kinase codes for the protein MHNSRLAKIVATLGPATSDEATIRALFELGVNVFRLNFSHGTQADHARRLLILRNLEKEYARPIGVLLDLQGPKLRLGTFQDGKATLVSGQTFRLDMCSEPGHAQRAYLPHPEIFAALQPGSELLLDDGRLRLRVDRCGSDFAETTVMVGGQISDRKGLNVPSVILPISPLTPKDREDLEFGLALGVDWVALSFVQRPQDIEEARAIIGSRAWIMAKLEKPSAVEHLEAIVDLCDGIMVARGDLGVELPPEQVPELQRLIVRACRKAGKPVVVATQMLESMVNAPVPTRAEVSDVATAVYDGVDAVMLSAESASGKYPLESVEMMRRIISRVEGSSPYRDGIGQGHAPTPGATSDAICASLRQVASTLSSAVTVTYTSSGFTSLRAARERSQSPILCLTPSVETARRMSMVWGVHPVQVEDVHDVGEMIERATHTAVQQGFAQAGSNIVVIAGIPFGRSGTTNLLHVARIPG
- a CDS encoding NAD(P) transhydrogenase subunit alpha, whose protein sequence is MDLVSPTITNLIIFVLAIYVGYHVVWTVTPALHTPLMAVTNAISAIVVVGAMLAAAQTETPWGKAMGVLAVALAAVNIFGGFLVTRRMLEMFKKKEKKATPAAEGGQK
- the frc gene encoding formyl-CoA transferase codes for the protein MSNKPLSGIKIIDFTHVQAGPACTQMLAWFGADVIKVERPGSGDVTRSQLRDIPEADALYFTMLNSNKRSLTLDTKTPEGKAILEKMIKESDVMVENFGPGALDRMGFTWERIQSLNPGMILASVKGFSDGHHYEDLKVYENVAQCAGGAASTTGYWKGENSGPTISSAALGDSNTGMHLAIGILTAYIGKQKTGKGQKVAVSMQDAVLNLCRVKMRDQLRLDNVGYLEEYPQYPHEMEAFKDGVVPRGANAGGGGQPGWILKCKGWETDPNAYIYFTIQGHAWGPICDALGKPEWKEDPAYNTPRGRQPHIMDIFATIEDFIKDKTKYEAVDIFRKFDIPCAPVLSMKELLHDKSLRASGSIVEVPHKVRGSYFTVGSPIKFSDLKPTVTASPLLGEHTDEVLAELGYSSEQIKSLRTAKAV